A section of the Rhodobacter sp. genome encodes:
- a CDS encoding S24 family peptidase — MINLDGPPVDHLAFSKRWLEQNGISAGDSILINVRGDSMRPSLYDGDLVMIDRRKTQIRSGQIYVFREADALRIKRLEVIPDAAIILRSDNPEHPPEHRTGEAMNAVSQNIVGQVVWSGHKWG, encoded by the coding sequence GTGATCAACCTCGACGGTCCGCCCGTCGATCACCTGGCCTTCTCGAAGCGCTGGCTCGAGCAGAACGGCATCAGCGCCGGCGACAGCATCCTGATCAACGTGCGCGGCGACAGCATGCGGCCCAGCCTCTATGACGGCGACCTGGTGATGATCGACCGGCGCAAGACGCAGATCCGCTCAGGCCAGATCTACGTCTTCCGCGAGGCAGACGCGCTCAGGATCAAGCGGCTCGAGGTGATCCCCGACGCCGCGATCATCCTGCGCAGCGACAACCCCGAGCACCCGCCGGAACACCGCACCGGCGAAGCCATGAACGCCGTCAGCCAGAACATCGTCGGCCAGGTGGTCTGGTCCGGGCACAAATGGGGGTGA
- a CDS encoding DUF2852 domain-containing protein, with amino-acid sequence MTAIASWPGRAETWLDERGRGAWIAAMVLGFIVFWPIGLALLAYMIWGKQMFGKNCRNRAHSHHRQAWAMHQPSGNAAFDSYKADTLRRLEEEQDAFAAFLKRLRDAKDKAEFDQFMDDRARRRAEDARPVEPAM; translated from the coding sequence ATGACCGCCATCGCTTCCTGGCCCGGCCGCGCAGAGACCTGGCTGGACGAACGGGGCAGAGGAGCCTGGATCGCCGCGATGGTCCTTGGCTTCATCGTATTCTGGCCGATCGGCCTCGCACTTCTCGCTTACATGATCTGGGGAAAACAGATGTTTGGAAAGAACTGCCGCAACCGCGCCCACAGCCACCACCGTCAGGCCTGGGCGATGCATCAGCCCTCGGGCAATGCGGCCTTTGACAGCTACAAGGCCGACACGCTGCGCCGTCTGGAAGAGGAACAGGATGCGTTCGCCGCGTTCCTGAAGCGGTTGCGGGATGCCAAGGACAAGGCCGAATTCGACCAGTTCATGGACGATCGGGCCCGCCGCCGGGCCGAGGACGCGCGTCCGGTCGAACCTGCGATGTAA
- a CDS encoding SEC-C domain-containing protein has product MNEVNRFGLRRRPESSVRRTIRKNSGFGCVVCGLAIGDYEHVDPTYVDAEIHDPNCMTFLCIRCHGKVTRGQLSKESVKDAMREPAAFKAGFSFEALDVGSSAPTIHIGPMSVKNCESIISVNSRPVLWIHPPEEAGGPVRIGAEIRNEHGELVFSIVDNEWRVQKESWDVEVIGKTTTIRNGPREIALVIRTEPPGDLYIDRMDMSIEGYRFWIDSGNLYIRRPDGQTDSVQRFDFVDCTAAIVAVNNTLIFGTGGGRVSFSLAGKGRTSRVIDTSRRRNSVCACGSGKRFKHCCGAF; this is encoded by the coding sequence ATGAATGAGGTGAACAGATTTGGTTTAAGACGCCGCCCTGAATCAAGTGTTCGCAGAACAATCCGAAAGAACTCGGGATTTGGCTGCGTGGTCTGTGGCTTGGCGATTGGTGATTACGAGCACGTTGATCCTACATATGTCGACGCTGAAATACACGACCCCAACTGCATGACGTTCTTATGTATTCGCTGTCACGGTAAGGTCACTCGAGGTCAACTTTCGAAGGAAAGTGTAAAGGATGCGATGAGGGAGCCCGCTGCCTTCAAAGCAGGGTTTTCATTTGAGGCTTTGGATGTCGGATCTTCCGCACCCACGATTCATATTGGCCCTATGAGTGTCAAGAATTGTGAATCCATTATTTCAGTCAATTCAAGACCTGTTCTATGGATTCACCCTCCTGAGGAAGCCGGAGGACCAGTTCGAATTGGTGCCGAAATAAGAAATGAGCACGGAGAATTGGTATTCAGCATTGTTGACAATGAATGGCGCGTGCAAAAAGAAAGCTGGGATGTCGAAGTGATCGGCAAGACAACAACAATCCGAAATGGTCCGCGTGAGATAGCCCTTGTTATCCGCACTGAACCTCCTGGTGACTTGTATATCGACCGAATGGATATGAGCATCGAGGGCTATAGATTCTGGATTGATTCTGGAAATTTGTACATACGTCGGCCGGATGGACAGACTGACTCTGTTCAAAGGTTTGATTTCGTTGATTGCACTGCCGCCATTGTCGCTGTTAACAATACATTGATATTTGGCACCGGAGGGGGCAGAGTTTCATTCAGTCTAGCGGGTAAAGGCCGAACATCGCGGGTAATTGACACCAGCCGGAGGCGAAACTCGGTATGCGCATGCGGTAGTGGCAAGCGTTTTAAACACTGTTGCGGAGCCTTCTAA
- a CDS encoding NADH:flavin oxidoreductase translates to MSTDPLLQPFQLKHLTLRNRLFISAHEPAYPEDGMPKGRYRAYHVERARGGVALTMTAGSASVSRDSPPVFNNILAWKDEVVPHLRAMTDAVHDEGAAIMIQLTHLGRRTRWDKGDWLPVLSPSHEREPAHRAFTKKMEDWDIERVIQDYADAAERMQAGGMDGVEFECYGHLMDQFISPLTNRLEAPWGGTLDHRMAFPLAVLKACRARVGDAFLLGVRYVADERLPGGIDAAEGIEVGRRFKQSGLVDFLNVIRGHIDTDPGLTDVIPIQGMPASPHLDFAGEVRQAVDVPIFHAARVPDVATARHAIAAGKVDMIGMTRAHLTEPHLVRKIRAGHEDRIRPCVGANYCLDRIYQGGLAFCIHNAASGREETLPQDIAPAPARKRVVVVGAGPAGLEAARVASQRGHAVTVFEAADQPGGQIRLTAQSPRKREMMGIIDWRMAECSRAGVNFRFNTYAEPETVLDESPDIVVIATGGLPNTAILQSGNDLVVSAWDILSGDAKPGRSVLVFDDAGDHAGMQAAEMISETGATVEVMTPDRAFAPEVMAMNLVPYMRAMQPRGVTFTVTWRLLGVERHGNALKATIGSDYGPVTQERIVDQVVINHGTLPLDDLYFALKPLSRNLGALDHEALVAQQPQSLAPNPQGRFQLWRIGDAVASRNTHAAILDALRLMAVH, encoded by the coding sequence ATGTCGACCGACCCCCTGCTGCAACCCTTTCAGCTCAAGCACCTGACGCTCAGGAACCGGCTGTTCATCTCGGCGCACGAGCCCGCCTATCCCGAAGACGGGATGCCCAAGGGCCGCTACCGCGCCTATCACGTCGAGCGCGCGCGGGGCGGTGTCGCGCTGACGATGACCGCGGGCTCGGCCAGCGTCTCGCGCGACAGCCCGCCGGTGTTCAACAACATCCTCGCCTGGAAAGACGAGGTCGTGCCGCATCTGCGCGCGATGACCGACGCCGTCCATGACGAGGGCGCGGCGATCATGATCCAGCTCACCCACCTGGGCCGGCGCACCCGATGGGACAAGGGCGACTGGCTGCCCGTCCTGTCGCCAAGCCACGAACGCGAACCCGCGCACCGCGCCTTTACCAAGAAGATGGAAGACTGGGACATCGAGCGCGTCATCCAGGATTATGCCGACGCCGCCGAAAGGATGCAGGCGGGTGGCATGGATGGGGTCGAGTTCGAATGCTACGGCCACCTCATGGACCAGTTCATCTCGCCCCTGACCAATCGGCTCGAGGCCCCCTGGGGCGGCACGCTGGATCATCGCATGGCCTTTCCGCTGGCGGTGCTGAAAGCCTGTCGCGCGCGTGTCGGGGACGCGTTTCTGCTGGGCGTGCGCTACGTCGCCGATGAACGCCTGCCTGGCGGTATCGATGCCGCCGAGGGGATCGAGGTCGGCCGCCGGTTCAAGCAATCGGGCCTGGTCGATTTCCTCAACGTGATCCGCGGCCATATCGACACCGACCCCGGCCTGACCGACGTCATCCCGATCCAGGGGATGCCCGCCTCACCGCATCTCGATTTCGCGGGCGAAGTGCGCCAGGCCGTGGACGTGCCGATCTTCCACGCCGCGCGCGTGCCGGATGTGGCGACCGCGCGCCACGCCATTGCCGCGGGCAAGGTGGACATGATCGGCATGACCCGCGCCCACCTGACCGAACCCCACCTGGTGCGCAAGATCCGCGCCGGACACGAGGACCGCATTCGCCCCTGCGTCGGCGCGAACTATTGCCTCGACCGGATCTATCAGGGCGGTCTGGCCTTCTGCATCCACAACGCGGCCTCGGGACGCGAGGAGACCCTGCCGCAGGACATCGCGCCCGCCCCCGCCCGCAAACGGGTGGTGGTGGTCGGCGCGGGTCCCGCCGGCCTGGAAGCGGCGCGCGTCGCCAGCCAACGCGGCCATGCCGTCACGGTGTTCGAGGCCGCGGACCAGCCGGGCGGCCAGATCCGACTGACCGCGCAAAGTCCCAGGAAAAGGGAGATGATGGGCATCATCGACTGGCGCATGGCCGAATGTTCGCGCGCGGGGGTTAATTTCCGGTTCAACACCTATGCCGAACCCGAAACCGTCCTCGACGAAAGCCCCGACATCGTCGTGATCGCCACGGGCGGCCTGCCCAACACCGCCATCTTGCAATCCGGCAACGACCTGGTCGTTTCGGCCTGGGACATCCTGTCCGGCGATGCAAAGCCCGGCCGCTCGGTGCTGGTGTTTGACGACGCGGGCGATCACGCCGGGATGCAAGCCGCGGAAATGATTTCCGAAACCGGCGCCACCGTCGAAGTCATGACGCCTGACCGCGCCTTTGCGCCTGAGGTCATGGCGATGAACCTGGTGCCCTATATGCGCGCCATGCAACCACGCGGCGTGACATTCACCGTCACCTGGCGCCTCCTCGGCGTCGAACGCCACGGCAACGCCCTGAAGGCCACGATCGGCAGCGACTACGGCCCCGTGACGCAAGAGCGCATCGTCGATCAGGTGGTGATCAACCATGGCACGCTGCCGCTCGACGACCTCTATTTCGCGCTGAAACCCCTGTCGCGGAACCTGGGCGCACTGGACCATGAGGCCCTCGTCGCGCAGCAACCGCAATCCCTGGCCCCCAATCCCCAAGGCCGCTTCCAGCTCTGGCGCATCGGTGACGCCGTCGCCTCGCGCAACACCCACGCCGCGATCCTCGACGCGCTGCGGCTGATGGCCGTCCACTAG
- a CDS encoding Mu transposase C-terminal domain-containing protein: MTDLAPQKQWWTAQELADAELPDVPSTMQGVDRWISRINLRANISAARKRAGRGGGWEYHWSALPLAARKALLAEVTAPGSAGGIGAGAVSRGQAWEWFEGLPEAVQGKARHRLGCVQAVEALEFQLGRDLAAREVAKLKGVSPRTLWNWLGLVEGVRPDDRLPHLAPRHRAATRHVTRAEFDEDAFDWLASDYLRLERPSFSSCYRRATRAAKANGWVLAPERTMRRYLDARVSQPSQVLARMGIDALKRMYPPQRRDKTALHALEVVNADYHRFDVFVAWPGIDTPLRPQMVAFQDIYSGRVLAWRLALTANADDVLLAAGDMIEDWGIPEHVLLDNGREFAAKAVTGRAETRNRFKALEADIPGLFTALGCEIHWATPYAGQSKPIERAFRDMCDAIAKDPRFAGAWTGNRPDAKPENYASKAVPFETFLKVVAEGIEEHNLRQGRRSEVAWGRSFAEVFAESYEKAPIRKATEAQRRLWLMGAKGLTVNRVNAKIAFLGNEYWAPWLHEHAGKRMVVRFDPADLHAGVHVYSFDNRYLGAADCLMKGGFLSLEAAREHNRARKDWMNAEKKAVEAYRKLTARELGLDLDATAPGDPIAAPEAKVVKLVQPAARHRPPEPLPPEVLAEQKAVVADFAARRAPRPAEEAPKERFRRALDLERAREAGEAITEEQARWLKGYQTTPEYRAERALWSDFGDAYFG; this comes from the coding sequence ATGACGGACCTCGCCCCCCAGAAGCAATGGTGGACGGCACAAGAGTTGGCCGACGCGGAACTGCCGGATGTGCCAAGCACCATGCAAGGCGTCGATCGCTGGATTTCCAGGATCAACCTGCGAGCCAACATTTCCGCTGCCCGCAAGCGCGCGGGCCGTGGCGGCGGGTGGGAGTACCACTGGTCGGCGCTGCCCCTCGCGGCCCGCAAGGCGCTGCTGGCCGAGGTCACGGCGCCGGGGAGCGCGGGCGGCATCGGTGCCGGCGCGGTCAGCCGCGGACAGGCCTGGGAATGGTTCGAGGGATTGCCCGAGGCGGTGCAGGGCAAGGCCCGGCACCGGTTGGGCTGCGTCCAGGCGGTCGAGGCGCTGGAGTTCCAGTTGGGCCGCGACCTCGCCGCGCGCGAGGTGGCCAAGCTGAAGGGCGTCAGCCCGCGGACGCTCTGGAACTGGCTCGGCCTCGTCGAGGGCGTGCGCCCCGACGACCGGTTGCCGCACCTCGCGCCCAGGCATCGCGCGGCGACACGCCATGTGACCCGGGCCGAGTTCGACGAGGATGCCTTCGACTGGCTGGCGTCCGACTACCTGCGGCTCGAGCGGCCGTCCTTCTCGTCCTGCTACCGGCGCGCCACCCGCGCGGCCAAGGCGAACGGCTGGGTCCTGGCGCCCGAGCGGACCATGCGCCGCTATCTCGACGCACGCGTCAGCCAGCCTAGCCAGGTGCTGGCCCGGATGGGCATCGATGCGCTGAAACGGATGTACCCGCCGCAGCGCCGCGACAAGACCGCGCTGCACGCGCTGGAAGTGGTCAACGCCGACTACCACCGCTTCGACGTCTTCGTCGCTTGGCCCGGCATCGACACGCCCCTGCGGCCCCAGATGGTCGCCTTCCAGGATATCTATTCGGGCCGGGTTCTGGCCTGGCGCCTGGCGCTCACCGCCAACGCCGATGACGTGCTGCTGGCCGCGGGCGACATGATCGAGGATTGGGGCATCCCCGAGCATGTCCTCCTCGACAACGGCCGCGAGTTCGCCGCCAAGGCGGTGACCGGCCGGGCCGAGACCCGCAACCGCTTCAAGGCGCTGGAGGCCGACATCCCCGGCCTCTTCACGGCGCTCGGCTGCGAGATCCACTGGGCCACGCCCTATGCCGGCCAATCGAAGCCGATCGAGCGCGCCTTCCGCGATATGTGCGATGCCATCGCCAAGGACCCCCGCTTTGCCGGCGCCTGGACCGGCAACCGGCCCGACGCCAAGCCCGAGAACTACGCGAGCAAGGCGGTGCCTTTCGAGACCTTCCTCAAGGTCGTGGCCGAGGGGATCGAGGAGCATAACCTGCGCCAGGGCCGCCGGTCCGAGGTCGCCTGGGGCCGGTCCTTCGCCGAGGTCTTCGCCGAGAGTTACGAGAAGGCGCCGATCCGCAAGGCGACCGAGGCGCAGCGCCGCCTCTGGCTGATGGGTGCCAAGGGCCTCACGGTCAACCGGGTGAACGCCAAGATCGCATTCCTCGGCAACGAGTATTGGGCACCCTGGCTGCACGAGCATGCCGGAAAGCGGATGGTCGTGCGCTTCGACCCGGCCGATCTGCATGCGGGCGTCCATGTCTACAGCTTCGACAACCGCTACTTGGGTGCCGCGGACTGCCTGATGAAGGGCGGGTTCCTGTCGCTCGAGGCCGCGCGCGAGCACAACCGCGCCCGCAAGGACTGGATGAACGCCGAGAAGAAGGCGGTCGAGGCCTACAGGAAGCTCACCGCCCGCGAACTCGGGCTCGACCTCGACGCCACGGCGCCCGGCGACCCGATCGCAGCACCCGAGGCCAAGGTGGTGAAGCTGGTGCAACCTGCGGCCCGGCACCGGCCGCCCGAGCCGCTGCCGCCGGAGGTGTTGGCCGAGCAAAAGGCCGTGGTGGCCGATTTCGCGGCCCGCCGTGCGCCCAGGCCCGCCGAGGAGGCGCCGAAGGAACGCTTCCGCCGGGCCCTCGATCTGGAGCGCGCGCGCGAGGCCGGCGAGGCGATCACCGAGGAACAGGCGCGCTGGCTCAAAGGCTACCAGACAACCCCCGAGTACCGGGCCGAGCGCGCGCTCTGGTCGGATTTCGGGGATGCGTATTTCGGATGA
- a CDS encoding trimethylamine methyltransferase family protein codes for MSLAEPTPRARSGRAARRADRSAPQVARAPYIVRGIPTYDILSEEALLRIEHAADRILAETGIDFRDDDEALALWRKAGARVDGVRVRFEPGMLREILKTAPSEFTQHARNPANSVRIGGRNVVFAPAYGSPFVMDLDRGRRFGTLDDFENFVKLAQSSPWLHHSGGTICEPTDIAVNKRHLDMVYAHIRYSDRAFLGSVTAADRAEDSIAMARLVFGDAFADQNCVIMGNFNVNSPLVWDGTMTKGMRAYARAGQGTVLVPFILGGAMGPVTNAGAIAQSLAETMAGCALIQLERPGAPVVFGNFLSSMSLRSGSPTFGTPEPAIGSMVVGQLARRLGLPLRCSGNFTNAKLPDAQAMMEGTMSMLAAVQCGANYILHSAGFLDGLLSMSYEKFMLDADLCGAMHAYLKGVSVDDNALAVDAFAEVGPGNHFFGCQHTLANYETAFWDSELSDNEPFEKWEAAGSTDAATRANRRWKRVLDEYQAPALDPGIDEALRDFMARRKEAVADQWY; via the coding sequence ATGAGCCTTGCCGAACCGACCCCCCGTGCCCGTTCCGGCCGCGCCGCCCGCCGGGCGGACCGCAGCGCCCCTCAGGTCGCCCGCGCGCCCTATATCGTGCGCGGCATCCCGACCTATGACATCCTGTCCGAAGAGGCGCTGCTGCGCATCGAACACGCAGCCGACCGGATCCTGGCGGAAACCGGCATCGACTTTCGCGACGACGACGAGGCCCTGGCGCTGTGGCGCAAGGCCGGCGCGCGGGTGGACGGCGTGCGCGTGCGGTTCGAGCCGGGGATGCTGCGCGAGATCCTGAAGACCGCGCCGTCCGAATTCACCCAGCACGCCAGAAACCCGGCCAATTCGGTGCGGATCGGCGGCCGGAACGTGGTTTTTGCCCCCGCCTACGGCAGCCCCTTCGTGATGGATCTGGACCGTGGCCGGCGCTTCGGCACGCTGGACGACTTCGAGAATTTCGTGAAGCTCGCGCAGTCGAGCCCCTGGCTGCATCACTCGGGCGGGACAATCTGCGAGCCGACGGACATCGCGGTGAACAAGCGCCATCTGGACATGGTCTATGCCCATATCCGCTATTCCGACCGGGCCTTTCTGGGGTCGGTCACGGCCGCGGATCGGGCCGAGGACAGCATCGCCATGGCGCGTCTGGTGTTCGGGGACGCCTTTGCCGACCAGAACTGCGTCATCATGGGCAATTTCAACGTCAACTCGCCGCTGGTCTGGGATGGCACCATGACCAAGGGGATGCGCGCCTATGCGCGGGCGGGGCAGGGGACTGTGCTGGTGCCCTTCATCCTGGGCGGCGCCATGGGGCCGGTGACCAACGCCGGCGCCATCGCCCAGTCTCTCGCCGAAACGATGGCGGGTTGCGCGCTGATCCAGTTGGAGCGGCCCGGCGCGCCCGTCGTCTTCGGCAACTTCCTCTCGTCGATGTCCCTGCGCTCGGGGTCGCCGACCTTCGGCACGCCGGAACCGGCGATCGGCAGCATGGTGGTGGGGCAACTCGCGCGTCGGCTGGGCCTGCCGCTGCGCTGTTCGGGCAATTTCACCAACGCGAAGCTGCCCGACGCGCAGGCGATGATGGAGGGCACGATGTCGATGCTGGCCGCCGTGCAATGTGGGGCGAACTATATCCTGCATTCGGCCGGCTTCCTGGACGGGCTGCTGTCGATGTCCTACGAGAAATTCATGCTGGACGCCGATCTGTGCGGCGCGATGCACGCCTATCTCAAGGGGGTCTCGGTCGATGACAATGCCCTCGCGGTTGATGCCTTCGCCGAGGTCGGACCGGGCAATCACTTTTTCGGCTGCCAACACACCCTGGCCAATTACGAGACCGCGTTCTGGGACAGCGAACTCAGCGACAACGAACCCTTTGAAAAATGGGAGGCCGCCGGCAGCACCGATGCCGCGACCCGCGCCAACCGGCGCTGGAAACGGGTTCTGGACGAGTATCAGGCCCCCGCACTGGACCCCGGCATCGACGAGGCGCTGCGCGATTTCATGGCGCGGCGCAAGGAGGCGGTCGCGGATCAATGGTATTGA
- a CDS encoding ParB N-terminal domain-containing protein, producing the protein MAEPRLLRIDRVKVADIATAGRLRPVSEAGVESLLASIAEIGVMKDAIHLRQKKGGQLVLIAGGHRLEAARRLGWDEIEAKVWADVTDDWARLMEIDDNIAGAELSPLDTALFLAERKRVFERLHPEAKRGVAGAAARWDATDTMSVASFADATAEKFGLSQRHIFRLIAAGSRLDPRDVALLRKAPRPITLKDLAEIAKIGQAAERYEVVERLAEGRAKSAADARRAIAASEGNATPVEDPFEAALKALKAAWARAPKEARRRFCRDHGNEISALLYEGVPE; encoded by the coding sequence ATGGCGGAACCCAGACTGCTCAGGATCGACCGGGTGAAGGTGGCGGACATCGCCACCGCGGGCCGGTTGCGCCCGGTGTCCGAGGCCGGGGTCGAGAGCCTTCTGGCCTCGATCGCCGAGATCGGGGTGATGAAGGACGCGATCCACCTGCGCCAGAAGAAGGGCGGCCAATTGGTGCTGATCGCCGGCGGGCACCGGCTGGAAGCGGCGCGGCGGCTGGGCTGGGACGAGATCGAGGCCAAGGTCTGGGCCGACGTCACCGACGACTGGGCGCGGCTGATGGAGATCGACGACAACATCGCCGGCGCGGAACTCTCGCCGCTGGACACGGCGCTGTTCCTCGCCGAGCGTAAGCGGGTCTTTGAACGCCTGCATCCGGAAGCGAAGCGTGGGGTCGCGGGCGCGGCCGCCCGTTGGGATGCAACTGACACGATGTCAGTTGCATCGTTTGCCGACGCGACAGCGGAGAAGTTCGGCCTTTCACAGCGCCACATCTTCCGCCTTATCGCCGCCGGATCGCGCCTCGATCCACGCGATGTTGCCCTGCTGCGCAAAGCCCCGCGCCCGATCACCCTCAAGGACCTGGCCGAGATTGCCAAGATCGGGCAGGCGGCGGAACGTTACGAGGTGGTCGAGAGGCTGGCCGAGGGGCGCGCAAAATCTGCCGCTGACGCTCGCCGCGCAATCGCCGCGAGCGAGGGCAACGCTACCCCCGTTGAAGACCCGTTTGAAGCGGCGTTGAAGGCGCTCAAGGCCGCCTGGGCGCGCGCGCCGAAAGAGGCTCGCCGCCGGTTCTGCCGCGACCACGGCAACGAGATCTCCGCCCTTCTCTATGAGGGGGTGCCGGAATGA
- a CDS encoding LysR family transcriptional regulator: MAGLRRSISSLGALATFEAAARLMGFTRAAEELGVTQAAVSRQIKLLEAELNMPLFVRGHRRVELTPAGLVLARALTGAFDQVTEALDTIRRPVQGKTVTVGATLAFTHFWLLPRLPAFRAAHPEVQLRLVSQDSGFDLRKDSVDVLIHYGRPPVDGGRLLAELPERVFPVCAPALARRGLSLDQMPLIACDWVEPTWLGWRRWAQLAGLPPLARPSALRFSQYSDAIYAAIGGEGVAMGWQALVGGHLEDGRLVRLGQAEVVPDEVNMLLVPATRNPGKAARVFTDWLVAAFVAAQP; this comes from the coding sequence ATGGCGGGGCTCAGGCGGTCGATTTCATCGCTGGGCGCGCTGGCCACATTCGAGGCCGCGGCGCGGCTCATGGGGTTCACCCGCGCGGCCGAGGAACTGGGGGTCACCCAGGCGGCGGTGTCGCGCCAGATCAAGCTGCTCGAGGCCGAGCTGAACATGCCGCTGTTCGTGCGCGGCCATCGCCGGGTGGAGCTGACGCCCGCCGGGCTGGTGCTGGCGCGCGCGCTGACCGGCGCCTTCGACCAGGTGACCGAGGCGCTGGATACCATCCGCCGCCCGGTGCAGGGAAAGACCGTGACGGTGGGCGCGACGCTGGCCTTCACCCATTTCTGGTTGCTGCCGCGTCTGCCCGCATTTCGCGCCGCGCACCCTGAGGTGCAACTGAGGCTGGTCTCGCAAGACAGCGGTTTCGACCTGCGCAAGGACAGCGTGGATGTGCTGATTCATTACGGGCGCCCGCCGGTGGACGGGGGCCGGTTGCTGGCCGAACTGCCCGAGCGGGTCTTTCCCGTCTGCGCGCCGGCGCTGGCCCGGCGGGGCCTGTCCCTGGACCAGATGCCGCTGATCGCCTGCGATTGGGTCGAGCCGACCTGGCTGGGCTGGCGGCGGTGGGCGCAGCTTGCCGGGTTGCCGCCGCTGGCGCGCCCCAGCGCGCTGCGTTTCAGCCAGTATTCCGACGCCATCTATGCCGCGATCGGTGGCGAGGGGGTGGCCATGGGCTGGCAGGCGCTGGTCGGTGGGCATCTCGAGGATGGGCGCCTGGTGCGGCTTGGTCAGGCCGAGGTCGTGCCCGACGAAGTGAACATGCTGCTGGTCCCCGCGACCCGCAACCCGGGCAAGGCCGCGCGGGTCTTCACCGACTGGCTGGTCGCCGCCTTCGTGGCGGCTCAGCCATAA
- a CDS encoding IS1182 family transposase yields MMGTQTAPAQLFYDFDLERHVPSGHMLREIDRFLDVDGMREALRPFYSHLGRPSIDPELIIRMLVIGYVMGIRSERRLCDEVHLNLAYRWFCRLGLEGKVPDHSTFSRYRHGKFRDSNLLRQVFEATVERCLREDLVSGEGFAVDASLISADANKARSIAAEDWSPEVAREAGNRAAREYLETLDDAAFGAASPTQPKFVAKSDPAAQWTRAEESRPYFAYATNYLIDTKSSVIMDVEATRAIRQAEVGASRTMLDRTEKRFGIRPDWLAADTAYGNAENLGWLVEQRSIIPFIPVIDKSERTDGTWSRSDFEWDEANDQYICPEGHALRQYRRNYSDPNRGQDTGGRKKYRASKATCQACPSKEICCPKAEARYVTREPHEEAREFARACRKTKAYEVSRDKRKKVEMLFAHLKRILGLTRLRLRGPNGAKDEFLLAAIAQNLRKLAKLRPQLANPEATA; encoded by the coding sequence ATGATGGGCACACAAACGGCACCGGCACAGCTGTTCTATGACTTCGATCTGGAGCGTCATGTTCCTTCCGGTCATATGCTTCGCGAGATCGACAGGTTTCTCGACGTGGATGGGATGCGGGAGGCCCTTCGCCCCTTCTACAGCCACCTCGGGCGTCCTTCGATCGATCCAGAACTGATCATCCGGATGCTGGTCATTGGTTACGTCATGGGCATCCGATCGGAACGTCGCCTCTGCGACGAGGTCCATCTGAACCTCGCCTATCGGTGGTTCTGTCGGCTGGGCCTGGAGGGGAAGGTCCCGGATCACTCGACGTTCTCTCGGTATCGCCATGGCAAGTTTCGCGACAGCAATCTGCTGCGACAGGTCTTCGAGGCCACGGTGGAGCGGTGCCTGAGGGAGGACCTGGTATCCGGCGAGGGCTTTGCCGTGGATGCCAGCCTGATCTCCGCTGACGCCAACAAGGCTCGGTCAATCGCAGCCGAAGACTGGAGCCCTGAGGTCGCGCGCGAGGCTGGGAACCGGGCAGCGCGGGAATATCTGGAAACGCTGGATGATGCCGCCTTCGGCGCCGCGTCACCGACCCAGCCGAAGTTCGTGGCCAAGTCCGACCCGGCGGCGCAATGGACCCGTGCCGAGGAAAGTCGCCCCTATTTTGCTTACGCCACCAACTACCTGATCGACACCAAAAGCTCGGTAATCATGGATGTTGAGGCGACGCGCGCCATTCGCCAGGCCGAAGTCGGGGCGTCGCGCACGATGCTCGACAGAACCGAGAAACGGTTCGGGATCAGGCCGGATTGGCTGGCGGCCGACACTGCCTATGGCAACGCCGAGAACCTCGGATGGCTGGTTGAGCAGCGGAGCATCATCCCCTTCATCCCGGTGATCGATAAGTCGGAGCGGACCGATGGCACCTGGTCCAGATCCGACTTCGAATGGGACGAGGCGAACGATCAATACATCTGCCCCGAGGGACACGCCCTCAGGCAGTATCGCCGGAACTACTCCGATCCGAACCGGGGTCAGGACACCGGCGGGCGGAAGAAATATCGTGCCTCGAAGGCGACATGTCAGGCCTGTCCATCCAAGGAAATCTGCTGCCCGAAAGCGGAGGCCCGATACGTCACCCGTGAACCCCACGAGGAAGCACGCGAGTTCGCCCGCGCATGCCGCAAGACCAAGGCTTACGAGGTATCCCGAGACAAGCGGAAGAAAGTAGAGATGCTCTTCGCCCATCTGAAGCGTATCCTCGGCCTGACCCGGCTACGCCTGCGCGGCCCCAATGGTGCGAAGGACGAATTCCTCCTCGCCGCCATCGCCCAGAACCTCCGAAAACTCGCCAAGCTGCGGCCTCAGTTAGCCAACCCGGAGGCCACGGCATGA